From Coregonus clupeaformis isolate EN_2021a chromosome 2, ASM2061545v1, whole genome shotgun sequence:
CTGGAGAAGGGAGAGTACCCCCGTTGGGACTCTTGGAGCAACTGCCAGAAGAACGACTACCTGCTGTCCTTCAGGCCCGTCCGCATGGTGGGTACACTCCTCTCGCCTTCCACCATTCCTCTCTCTTTGTCATCTGTCAATTCTGTTCTCTCATTTTTCTCTctgacctctctttctctctcgctctctctttactctctaactctctccatttTTGTCTCTCTCCTGTAAATGTCTCTCCTTCGTAACACCTCCCTCATTCTCACACACATCtatcctttcccctctctcccaggACCCAGAGAAGCACAAGATCTGCCTGTTCGAGGTTGGAGAGTTCAAGGGTCGTAAGATGGAGATCATGGATGATGACgttccctctctgttctcctatGGCTTCACCGACAGGGTCGGCAGCATCATGGTCAGCTGCGGAACGTAAGTGTTGCTATGGAGATGGCAAAAGCAATTAGCAAAAGCAATCAGTTTAATCTCACAACTAAGAACCCATAGATCTAGAAAGAAAAGATTGTGGGAGAACGGCTGTTATATTAGTGACCTACGTAGTGGCATAATTTGGTCTTCTCCATTTTCCTCCCAGCTGGGTGGGCTACCAGTTCCCCGGATACCGTGGCTCCCAGTACCTGCTGGAGAAGGGCGACTTCAAACACTTCAACGAGTTCGGCGCCCGCCACCCCCAGTTCCAGTCCGTGAGGCGTATCCGCGACATGCAGTGGCACCAGCAGGGATGCTACACCATGGCCAGCAAGTGAGGCtcagggaaggagagaaagagaaagagcggaagagagggagaggggcggaggaagagagagagggggagagatgtctGAGGCCTTGCCGAACCCCTGGCTGAAGCTAACCATCTGAAACAGCAAGGGAGAGGGGTGACGTTAAATATCTCCCACTCTGTGAAACCTCAATGGAAGGACCACCTGGCTAGAGAACATTCTCGGCTCAGGGTATGATGCACCATGGTAAAAGGAGCTTCTATCTCCTCCCCCCACTTCCTAACCCTGTGTATCACACACCCTCTCTGCTGTGCAGAATCCTGGCCAACTTTTCAATAAAAAGGAAAATCTTGATTTCAAAACGTTGTCTTTGTATTGTGACCAATGACTCTCATGACCAAGATGACACTGTGAATAAAAGGGCTATCAGGTCATAACATGAAAATCATATCAGTACAGATTAATCAATGTTGATGAAAAGGTCATCAAAATACACATACCGATAGGAGaatatgcaacaacaaaaaaacatgaaatatatacagtgggggaaaaaagtatttagtcagccaccaattgtgcaagttctcccacttaaaaagatgagagaggcctgtaattttcatcataggtacacgtcaactatgacagacaaaatgagattttttttctccagaaaatcacattgtaggattttttatgaatttatttgcaaattatggtggaaaataagtatttggtcaataacaaaagtttctcaatactttgttatataccctttgttggcaatgacacaggtcaaacgttttctgtaagtcttcacaaggttttcacacactgttgctggtattttggcccattcctccatgcagatctcctctagagcagtgatgttttggggctgtcgctgggcaacacggactttcaactccctccaaagattttctatggggttgagatctggagactggctaggccactccaggaccttgaaatgcttcttacgaagccactccttcgttgcccgggcggtgtgtttgggatcattgtcatgctgaaagacccagccacgtttcatcttcaatgcccttgctgatggaaggaggttttcactcaaaatctcacgatacatggccccattcattctttcctttacacggatcagtcgtcctggtccctttgcagaaaaacagccccaaagcaggtttccacccccatgcttcacagtaggtatggtgttctttggatgcaactcagcattctttgtcctccaaacacgacgagttgagtttttaccaaaaagttctattttggtttcatctgacattctcccaatcctcttctggatcatccaaatgcactctagcaaacttcagacgggcctggacatgtactggcttaagcagggggacacgtctggcactgcaggatttgagtccctggcggcgtagtgtgttactgatggtaggctttgttactttggtcccagctctctgcaggtcattcactaggtccccccgtgtggttctgggatttttgctcaccgttcttgtgatcattttgaccccacggggtgagatcttgcgtggagccccagatcgagggagattatcagtggtcttgtatgtcttccatttcctaataattgctcccacagttgatttcttcaaaccaagctgcttacctattgcagattcagtcttcccagcctggtgcaggtctacaattttgtttctggtgtcctttgacagctctttggtcttggccatagtggagtttggagtgtgactgtttgaggttgtggacaggtgtcttttatactgataacaagttcaaacaggtgccattaatacaggtaacgagtggaggacagaggagcctcttaaagaagaagttacaggtctgtgagagccagaaatcttgattgtttgtaggtgaccaaatacttattttccaccataatttgcaaataaattcattaaaaatcctacaatgtgattttctggaatttttttcctcagtttgtctgtcatagttgacgtgcacctatgatgaaaattacaggcctctctcatctttttaagtgggagaacttgcacaattggtggctgactaaatacttttttcccccactgtataaatgaAACATTTTGAGATGAAGTCAGAGCTGAGCACTGCAGATCATTTCCAACTCCTCAGTCCTGTCCACTCCTGTACGTTAGGTGGCGCTCTTAGATCATATAAAGCAGTGGTTGCCTCAACTGTCCACCCACGAAACAGTATAGTTTCCAGAATGTTCATGCCTCCTGCTGAAGAAAGGTTCAGAATTGCTGGCTAATCACGCTCTGTAAATAATAAACTTTTCAAGAATTATGGTTGTATCATGCGGATCTGTAAAGTTTTTTTCCCGCTCAATAAGTGGACTTTTTTTGCAAGCTAGCAGCTATCCAGCAAGCTAACAACAGACTATCTTCTAGCAGATCAAAACAAATTCAAGTGACGATGCGGTGAGTCGAGAATGAACTATTTTACTATTAACCTTTAGCTAAGCGACAACATGACAAATGTACAACTGTTGTAGCTTTCTTTCATAACTAGTAAATGAAATAGATACATGATAATAGTCGTGTTTACAACTTCACTACTTTTCCGCCCAATTCCAAGCAACTTGGATGTTGTTAGAAGACCCCGCCCTCTCGTCAGCCTCAGCAAGACGAGGAGAAACTGCGTATCCCATAATCACCGCTTCCCCACTAGCCCACTTGAAGTCAGAACCATGCAAATCCTACCACAGGTTTTCTACGATGACAGCTGATTGTGGTTATGAAATGTAAACAAGAATTGTATGGCATGTGTCTAACACCATTTGTTTTGTCCTATTGGTGATGGCCTGGGAGAGGGCGAGCGCTCAAGGGCCAGGGTCACCACGAAGAGTTCTGCCCAAAACGGAACATTCTGAGGTGGAACTGTGCTCCAGAGGTCCGGAATCCCTCCCTACCTCGTGTCAAACAGGAGTGGCCGGAATTATTACTTACGAACACTGAGCCTCAGAGGCCACCGTAAATTAAAGAGGAGGAGTCTGAGATCACAGTCACGCCACTTTTACTACCTACCAAACAGGAGAGAGAAGACGAGGAGATTCCTGTCCCTAAACCAATGAAACCTGAGCCTCACAATCCATCCAGCCAATCATGCacaaacagagaggaggagaaagcagAGCTGAAGAAAAAGTCTGGAGGACATCCAAAGAATTCCACTCTCCCTAAGCCTCAGGcctcctctcagccctcctcTCAGCCCTCGCAGGCTGCAAGCTCCAGTCCTGTGAGTAGTAGGGAGGAGTGTGAGACAGAACCAGAGGTACAGGAGGACAAGAGCCCTGAGGATTGGCTAGCCCCCATGGAGGTCGAGGAGGCCCTGGGTGAGTCCCAGCGCCGACAGGGCATTGAGTCCGCGAGCCGCTCCTTTTCTGCCATGCTGGGCTCAGACTCAGATGacaaggagggggaagaggaccCCACCTTGGCCCCAACTGACCCCCAGACCCTCCAGGACGGCCCAGACGCCGACATCCTCGCTCTTCGAGGGGCATCCCCCCTGCGGCACAGGAAACTAACAACATCATCACGTCCAGGTAaaagaggaagaggtagaggcgGAGGTGGTGTCCTCCTCCTTGTCTCCAGAACCCAAATAGAAACCCAAAAATCTTGCCTGCCAGGAGTGCGGGAAGGCCTTCATATCCCGGCGTGACCGGGAAAGGCACATTCGCACTCATAGCGGGGAGAAACCATTCCCCTACAACTTCTGCGACAAACGCTTCAACGACAGGGGGAACATGCATAAACACAATGCTGATCCACTCAGGTGTGAGGCACCACCTCTGTCTAGACTGCGGCAGGGGATTCTCAGAGAGGGGGAATCTCAGCAGGCACAGGGCCCACATCCACGGCAGTATTCCCACAGTCCAATGTGAGGACTGTGGGaagacctacagtgcattcgggaaagtattcagaccccttgactttttccacattttgttacgttacaggcttattctaaaatgggattaaattatttttttccctcatcaatctacacacaataccccatactgacaaagcgaaaacagttttttttgcaaatgtattaaaaatataaaacagaaataccttatttacataagtattcagaccctttgctatgagactcgaaattgagctcaggtgcatcttgtttccattgatcatccttgagatgtttctacaacttgattggagtccacctgtggcaagaaccaagccatgaggtcgaaggaattgtccgtagagctccgaggcaggattgtgtcgaggcacagatctggggaagggtaccaaagaatgtctgcagcattgaaggtccccaacggaagccactcctcagtaaaaggcacatgatagcccgcttggagtttgccaaaaggcacctaaagactctcagaccatgagaaacaagattctctggtctgatgaaaccaagattgaaatctttggcctgaatgccaagcgtcacgtctggaggaaaccaggcaccatccctacggtgaagcatggtggtggcagcatcatgctgtggggatgtttttcagcatcatggactgggagactggtcaggatcgagggaaagatgaacggagcaaagtacagagagatccttgatgaaaacctgctccagagcactcaggacctcagactgaggcgaaggttcaccttccaacaggacaacgaccctaagcacacagccaagacaacgcaggagtggcttc
This genomic window contains:
- the LOC121536922 gene encoding beta-crystallin B1-like, whose amino-acid sequence is MSSDKSKAASQTDGKATQSKKSEMGMMSYKMFVFDQENFQGRMVEISNECMNVCEMGMDRVRSLRVECGPFVGFEQMNFCGEHYILEKGEYPRWDSWSNCQKNDYLLSFRPVRMDPEKHKICLFEVGEFKGRKMEIMDDDVPSLFSYGFTDRVGSIMVSCGTWVGYQFPGYRGSQYLLEKGDFKHFNEFGARHPQFQSVRRIRDMQWHQQGCYTMASK